The sequence TAATATAAATAACAATCTTTAAAGCAAAGGAGAATAGAATTAATGAATATTATACATGCTATTATACTGGGCATTGTCGAAGGTCTACTAGAATTTCTGCCTGTCTCTGCAGCTGGAAACCTTACTCTTGTTGGAAGACTCTTATCAATCCCATCATCTGATTTTATAAAAATTTATGAAATTGTTATGCAGTTAGGTGCAGTTATTGCGGTACTAATTTTATACGCAAAAAGACTTTTGGTTGATCATGAAACTGTAAAAAAGGTAATTGTAGCCTTTATTCCTACAGGAATTATCGGGCTGCTCGTTTATAAAATAGTTAAAAACTTTCTTTTATATAACGATACAATAACAGTATTTTCTCTCATTATCGGCGGCATAATCATACTTCTGGTCGAATACAAGAAGATTAAACCTTCTACTCTAAATATTTCAAATATTAGCTACAAGCAAGCTATAGCAATTGGATTTATCCAAACCCTTGCATTTATACCCGGAGTATCACGTTCTGGAGCTACAATTGTAGGTGCAATGCTACTTGGCATAGAAAGAAAGGCAGCAGTAGAATTTTCTTTCTTACTTGCTATTCCTACAATCCTAGCAGCAGGTTCATACGCGTTATTAAAGGATCACTCAGCTCTTACAGGGCCAAATCTTTTACCAATGGCAGTTAGCTTTATAACAGCTCTGATATTCGCAATAATTTCAGTAAAAACCTTTTTAAAATTCATCTCAACCAACAACCTAAAACCGTTTGGATTTTATAGAATAATAGTTGGGGTGCTTTACTCGGTCTTTAGATAAGCTAAATATGAATCATCATAAAAACATTTAACACAATACTGACTATCGCAGTAGTAAGAATTACCCATAAAGGGCTAACTTTTAATGATAGTGCAGTAAATGAAGCTACCAATATAACAAATTGCTTTATATCCCAACTAATCAAAGTCGCAAAGGTAAAGGTAACGTTTATCAATAATCCTACAAATGAGCTCAATATGCTCATAATTATCCTCTGGAATATCCAGAAATTTTTCAATTTGCTAAATATAGGCTCTACTGTGATGAGGACAATCAAGGCAGGCAGATAGATGCTAATCATTGCAATTACTGCACCTAAAATTCCGAATGTCACAAACCCTATAAATACCGATACCATACCAGGACCTGGAGTAACTCTTCCAAATATCATGCCATCGAGAAAGGTTTGAGGAGAAATCAGGTGATATTTTTCTACTATCTCTTTAAACATCAGTGATGTCCCAGAATAACCGCTTCCAAAAGATACTATGCTTATTTTGACAAACGAAGATGAAAGATTATAAAGATGTTTGTTATAGAAAAATGAAAATAAAAGTACTGATGTTAAAATTAAGAACATAAATAAAATCGATTTCAAATTTTTAAATACAACATATCTACCTTCAACAGTGCTATCTTGTTTTAAATTTACTTTAATATTGTTAAAAAGGAAAAGTCCTAAGATAGCTGAAAGAAAAATTGTCATAAATGAGCTGAATTTTAGCCAAAAAAGTATCGTGCCAATTATAGCTATTAGAAAAGACTTTGAGTTCTTGATATTCATTTTTCCAATAACAAAGGAAGCTTGAATCATCAATGCAACTACCACCGTTTGAAGATTCATAAATATGTCCTTTGTAAAGTCTGAACCCTTTGTAAGGATATAAAAATAAGAGAAAAAGATAATAAACAAAAATGAAGGCGCCATAAAACCGACAAGACTAACAGCTGCGCCAGAAATTCCTTGCAACTTCAGCCCAATATAACTGCAAAGCTGAATTATAGTAGCACCAGGAATAGTCTGACAAAGAGCTAACCCATCTAGAAATTCCTTATCGCTAAACCACTGTTTTTCTTTAACAATCTTTTTATTTATATTTACAATCATCAGCAAACCGCCAAAAGCAGTCAATCCGAGATATAAGAAAGTCTTGAATATCTCCTTTAAATCTGGAGATGTAAATTTAGGAGTATCTAAAGATTTCAAATTATATTGAGATATATTAAACCCTCAATTCGGCATTTTATTTTTAAATATATTAACACCTTATTTAATTTTTAATTACCGAGTAAAAGAGAGGGCGAAATTTCACGCCCTCAAGGTTTTAATATAGAAAAAAATTTAGTGATGCCACTCGTAATAGCCGTAATTATAATAGTGTTCATGATGGCGATGATACCAATACCAGTCATGATGACAGTTGCAATTGTTATCAGGAGTTAAAATAATCTCTACATCAGCACTTAAAGATTATTTTTTATAGCAACTCAAATTATAAATACCCAGCCTGTGAGATTCTTCATAAATATTTACTGCATGCTCTTCTTTATCAAAATAATAAATACACTGTGAATTAAGGTTTGAATCGTATTTAATGAGATTTCTAACTCCATTTGGCATAGCAATAGAAAAAATAAGTACAGATAATCCTAAAGCAAAAATATAAATACGATTGTTTAACTTATTATCTTTATCTGGCAAAATTGATAAATAATTAGAAGAAAGTAAAATAATCGGATACATAGTATATCTTGAGCTCAATGCCTGCCAGATGCCAAAATGAGCTCTATCAATTGCAGCAGCAAAAGCAGTAAGAACAACAGCTAGCAAAATCAATATTTGGAATTCGCATTGCTTCTTAAAAGCAATATAAATTGAGCAAAGAAAAAAAATTAAACCAACTATATATTCATATCTTGTCAAAACCTTAATATTACCAATAAAGTTTAGAACATAAATTAATATATCAGAGAAGTGTTTGAGAAAATATGAAAATGAAGTAACAGAAGATGTAAAACGATAATCGAAGAATACAAAATAAAAATATGAGTTCAGCAAAAATAAAATAGTTGTAACAATTGCTTCTTTATTCCTTTTCTTAAAAAATAAATAAATTACTGCAGGTAAATAGAAAATAAGCCCACCACCGCCAGTCCATACTCCCAAAAGAAGAAAAAATTGATATAACAGTGCATTTTTGATTGAAAATTTATAAATTAAAAAATAATATGAAAGAAGCAAAAACAATACCTGGTAGTATTGCTGAATTGACGCCATCGACCATGACATTAAAGTATGGGTCAAAAATGAAAAAAATATAATTGAAATGGGCAAAAGATATTTATAATTATTGCACTTCTTTTTATAAAGCTTATAAATTACGAAAAATGATAATACCCAACCAAGATTTCCGACAATAGAAAGCACATAAAAATTTACCTTGCCCATAATACAGTATTGCAACAGTTCAATTATTCTATTGAAAAATATCCTGTGTTCGTTGTGTTGAGAGAACAAAAGCCAGATTTTCTCGCCAAGATTATTGCTAGTAATGAATCTATTTAGAAAGCCTAAAACTGCATCGTAGTCATCATCAGCAGGTATGTTTATAGAAAAAACTAAAACTGCTGCAATATAAATTGCTAATGGAAATAATGCTAACCACAGATAAATTTTATCTCTGAATTCATCTACAAGACTAAATTTCTTAAAAATATCTTTTAAGCACTGCATACACATACCACTTAATATATTTTGGAAGCCATCTAAAGAGCTTAAAGTTAGATTTGCCCTCAGATCTATCTTTCCAGGTAGAAGGAACTTCAGTTATCTTTCCGCCATTTAAGAAGGTCTTTACAGTAATCTCCATACCTATCTCAAAGCCACCAGTACTCTCTATATTTATCCTTTTTAAGGCATTCCTGCTGTACATCTTGAAGCTGTTTGTTACGTCGTGGGTAGGTATGCCTGTAAGGTAATGAAGGCTGATGCCTGCCAATCTCGATAGAAGGCCTTTAAGCTTTGGACCTCCAAGTTGAGCACCGCCTTTCATATACCTTGAGCCGCAAACCACGTCATATCCATTTCTTATTAGGTCAAACATCTTATCTGTTACAGATAAGTCATCAGAGAGATCTGCCATCACTACCAGGACTGCATCTTCAGTAGACTCCTCTATACCTGTCTTTATGGCATTTAGAGCACCTTTGCCGTATTTATTTCTCAAGAGAGATACTTTGTAATCACCTAAATTAACGCTTTTTAGTGCCTTTAGGGTAGTATCCTCATCAAAGTCATATACGATGTAGATTCTGTTGTATGACTTTATCTTATTCTTTATTTCGCTTAACGTTTTAAGGATGTTGTCCCCTTCGTTGTAAACGGGGACTACAATTCCTAAGGTTATTTCATGGTTCAATTAGACCTTACCCAGCTCAATTTGTTTTTTTATCCATGGGATTATCTCGTCTAAGGCCTCTTCCAGGGTTACCTTGGCCTCAAAGTTTAGAAGCCTCTTTGCCTTTGATACGTCAGGAGATCTCTTCTGAACGTCGTATGGAAATGGCTCATCTGATACATATCTGAAGGGTTTTGAATTGCCATGGATCTTTTTCCAGATAATCTGAGCCAGTTCAAGTACAGTGTGAGCTTTAGCGGTAGATATGTTAAAGTCCTCGTTTACGGCATTTTCGCTTTCAATGCAATATCTGATACCCCTTGCAAGGTCTCCTCCATAGGTATAGTGTCTGAGTTGATTTCCACTACCAAGTATGTGAAGGGGATCTTGGCCCTTTAGGACCTTTTGGACCAGATCTGGGACTACGTGGCTCATAGCAAGTTTTACGTTGCCAGACATAACGCTCTCATCTGAAAGAGCTCTTCTCTCCCCTATTCCAATGCAGTTAAAGGGCCTGATAATGGTGTATGGGAGTCTGTATTGTTCCCATGCTCCCTGAGCAAAGTATTCGCATGCAAGTTTCTGAAAGCCGTATGTGGAAGATGGAGGCGGACACTTTCTCTCTTCTCCCTCTGGAGTAGGAAATACCGATGTGTTTTCAAATACCATAGAGGATGAAAGTACGTTTATCTTCTTTAATTTCTTGTTTTTAAATGCCCATATAGCAGCGTCAAAGGTAGATGCTATAATCCTTTCGTTTTCAGCCAAGAGATCGTATGCAAACTTGTGAAAATATGGTATGCCTCCTATCATAGCAGCTCCTGCTACCACCTGATCGCAGTCAGAGATTAGCTCCTTTAAGAGTTCTGTATTCTTTACGTCTCCTTTTACAAGCCTATACTTTGAATTTGTATCATAGCTTTTAGATAGCTCACCGTATTTTGAAAAGTTATCTATTCCTACTACCTCATGGCCGTTGTTCAAAAGCTCTTCTACAAGATATCCTCCTACAAAACCAGCAGATCCAGTTACAAGTATCTTCATTAAATTAGCCTCCTAAAATTAGATTTGTTTTTTATTCTTAAAATCCTTTTTAAACATAGTGTCCCACGGATCAATTAATATCTTTTCATCAGGTATCTCTAAATTATTATATTTGCTATGCGGACAGCCTATGAATATGATATCGCTTTTTTCTATTAATTCATCTTCGGATAAAAATCTAGGATCTTTTATAAATGGATCTGA comes from Thermodesulfobium acidiphilum and encodes:
- the uppP gene encoding undecaprenyl-diphosphatase UppP, producing MNIIHAIILGIVEGLLEFLPVSAAGNLTLVGRLLSIPSSDFIKIYEIVMQLGAVIAVLILYAKRLLVDHETVKKVIVAFIPTGIIGLLVYKIVKNFLLYNDTITVFSLIIGGIIILLVEYKKIKPSTLNISNISYKQAIAIGFIQTLAFIPGVSRSGATIVGAMLLGIERKAAVEFSFLLAIPTILAAGSYALLKDHSALTGPNLLPMAVSFITALIFAIISVKTFLKFISTNNLKPFGFYRIIVGVLYSVFR
- a CDS encoding glycosyltransferase family 2 protein gives rise to the protein MNHEITLGIVVPVYNEGDNILKTLSEIKNKIKSYNRIYIVYDFDEDTTLKALKSVNLGDYKVSLLRNKYGKGALNAIKTGIEESTEDAVLVVMADLSDDLSVTDKMFDLIRNGYDVVCGSRYMKGGAQLGGPKLKGLLSRLAGISLHYLTGIPTHDVTNSFKMYSRNALKRINIESTGGFEIGMEITVKTFLNGGKITEVPSTWKDRSEGKSNFKLFRWLPKYIKWYVYAVLKRYF
- the chrA gene encoding chromate efflux transporter codes for the protein MKSLDTPKFTSPDLKEIFKTFLYLGLTAFGGLLMIVNINKKIVKEKQWFSDKEFLDGLALCQTIPGATIIQLCSYIGLKLQGISGAAVSLVGFMAPSFLFIIFFSYFYILTKGSDFTKDIFMNLQTVVVALMIQASFVIGKMNIKNSKSFLIAIIGTILFWLKFSSFMTIFLSAILGLFLFNNIKVNLKQDSTVEGRYVVFKNLKSILFMFLILTSVLLFSFFYNKHLYNLSSSFVKISIVSFGSGYSGTSLMFKEIVEKYHLISPQTFLDGMIFGRVTPGPGMVSVFIGFVTFGILGAVIAMISIYLPALIVLITVEPIFSKLKNFWIFQRIIMSILSSFVGLLINVTFTFATLISWDIKQFVILVASFTALSLKVSPLWVILTTAIVSIVLNVFMMIHI
- a CDS encoding NAD-dependent epimerase/dehydratase family protein; this translates as MKILVTGSAGFVGGYLVEELLNNGHEVVGIDNFSKYGELSKSYDTNSKYRLVKGDVKNTELLKELISDCDQVVAGAAMIGGIPYFHKFAYDLLAENERIIASTFDAAIWAFKNKKLKKINVLSSSMVFENTSVFPTPEGEERKCPPPSSTYGFQKLACEYFAQGAWEQYRLPYTIIRPFNCIGIGERRALSDESVMSGNVKLAMSHVVPDLVQKVLKGQDPLHILGSGNQLRHYTYGGDLARGIRYCIESENAVNEDFNISTAKAHTVLELAQIIWKKIHGNSKPFRYVSDEPFPYDVQKRSPDVSKAKRLLNFEAKVTLEEALDEIIPWIKKQIELGKV